The Psychrobacillus sp. FSL K6-4046 DNA window AGGATTTTTCTACGCTGCAGAAACAACCCAACTAGCCCAACAAGAAATTTATCCTTATCTCAACCACGGTCTCCAGCTAATCAACGGGCATGGTTATCCTAAGCATCAATTTATGCAAGGCGCCGATCCCCATGATGTGATGAATATCGGAAGTCCTCAACAAATTATTGAAAAGATCCTCTATCAGCATGAGGTTTTTGGCCATCAACGATATATTGCACAAATGGACTTTGGTGGGGTGCCTTTTGAGAGTTTAGTGAAAAACCTCGAACTAATAGGCAATGAAATTCTTCCGGCTATTAAGAAATACACAAGGAAATAACATACATTAAAAAGGAGATCCCAAACTTGGAGATCTCCTTTTTTATCTATTTTAACTTTGGCATTCTAACCTCTAGTTGGTTATTTTTATAGTTTACAATCATGTCTTCCTTAGAAACCAAGCTCGGAAGTGATACAGAACGGTGAAATCGACTTACGTAATGTGAATTTCTATTGTTTGCCTCTTCGGAGTGGTTAATCATGCCATTTATCATTAGCATGTTGTTTACCACTTCAATTTCTAGATTACTATTTTTAACCAATCCAGGAATATTACATAATGCAACAATTTCATTATCCGTTTCCTTCATATCCATATGCAAGCTTCCGAGTTGCATCTCCTTAAAAAGGGGAAGCTCTCCAAAAAAGCGTTCTATTTCTTTAAATATATTATTGGTTAGCTGATTAAATGGATCAGACGGCAGTAATGACATAGACTTGCCTCCTCATTTTATTTGAAGGCGGTACAAATAGTTTGTACATCACCTTGCATCTCCTAACCTTTATATATGCAATTTAGCTGCACCCATCTAGGCGACCTATTTAATTCATAAAAAAAAGAAAGAGAGGTAAGAACCCTCTTCCTAGTTGTACTTTTAAAAGAATATTAACAACAGAGTACCAACGGCGAAGCAATAATAAGTAAAATAATGCAGCTTCCCATTCTTCATGATTCCCATAAACCATCTCATAGCAAAATAGGACATGATAAATGTACTTATAAATGCAGCCAAATAAGGAATTACCAAGTCTGCCTTGTTTGGTTCATCGATAAAATCAGACAAACCAAGTACAACTCCTCCCAAACTTATCGGGATATAAAGCATAAAGGAGAACCTTAGCGCCGTTTCCTGTTTCATCCCTACTGCTATCGAGGAAATAATGGTAGCTCCTGATCTACTGATACCAGGTGTTAAAGCAACTGCTTGTCCTAAACCAACGATCCAAGCATCCTTGGCTGTCAGGTCTTTTTCTCCTTTTGTCCCCTTCATATTTCGGATGGTCCATAAGGCTAACCCGGTGATGAAAAGCATTATTGCAATTACCGTCAGACT harbors:
- a CDS encoding Hsp20/alpha crystallin family protein — encoded protein: MSLLPSDPFNQLTNNIFKEIERFFGELPLFKEMQLGSLHMDMKETDNEIVALCNIPGLVKNSNLEIEVVNNMLMINGMINHSEEANNRNSHYVSRFHRSVSLPSLVSKEDMIVNYKNNQLEVRMPKLK
- a CDS encoding undecaprenyl-diphosphate phosphatase → MEDFIFTLKMIIIGLVQGFTEPIPVSSSGHVMIASELLGVGEQGFTFAILTNTASLLAILLIYRQDIIRLATNSISYVQKKDTRYKSDFRFVLFIIIGTIPAGILGVLLSDWIAESISLTVIAIMLFITGLALWTIRNMKGTKGEKDLTAKDAWIVGLGQAVALTPGISRSGATIISSIAVGMKQETALRFSFMLYIPISLGGVVLGLSDFIDEPNKADLVIPYLAAFISTFIMSYFAMRWFMGIMKNGKLHYFTYYCFAVGTLLLIFF